From Qingrenia yutianensis, the proteins below share one genomic window:
- a CDS encoding glycosyltransferase family 4 protein, with protein MDMLTTLILSFSLAFILSFVSTPLVRKMAFKMGAVDVPDGKRRIHKKSTPLIGGLAIFYGTFISLLCFYRPIDETLRGILLGSIIIVAMGIVDDTVELKPKKKLLFQLLAAVVVALNGIKITYLSVPDFIIKGGILPLGWASIPVTVIWIVAVTNAVNLIDGLDGLAAGVSSIATFSLFFIAILLREPTVAIISAALAGACIGFLPFNFNPAKIFMGDTGAQFLGFMLSIICIQGLFKGYLIISFVAPFLILGLPIFDTLFAIVRRVWNGKPVMTADRGHLHHKLMDMGFSQKQAVAILYIISTLLGLTAVVMVDRGAQQAIWIVVSILIVAVFSIYITIHREKTEKQSGDVVFGSGKKGKNIQKTEIVTDENTDGKTEDNTEDNTKNSGTEKGEEKND; from the coding sequence ATGGATATGTTAACAACGCTGATTTTAAGCTTTTCGCTCGCGTTTATTCTGTCTTTTGTGTCCACACCGTTAGTGCGCAAAATGGCGTTTAAAATGGGCGCGGTGGACGTGCCCGACGGAAAAAGGCGAATACACAAAAAATCAACTCCGCTCATCGGCGGACTTGCGATATTCTACGGAACGTTTATCAGCCTTTTGTGCTTTTACCGTCCGATTGACGAAACACTGCGCGGTATACTTTTAGGATCGATTATCATTGTTGCAATGGGAATTGTGGACGACACCGTTGAACTTAAACCGAAGAAAAAGCTTTTGTTCCAGCTTCTCGCGGCGGTTGTCGTTGCGCTTAACGGAATAAAAATAACCTATCTTTCGGTGCCCGATTTCATCATAAAGGGCGGAATTCTGCCCCTCGGCTGGGCGAGCATACCCGTCACGGTGATATGGATTGTCGCGGTGACAAACGCAGTTAACTTAATCGACGGACTTGACGGACTTGCGGCAGGTGTATCGTCCATTGCGACGTTTTCGCTTTTCTTTATAGCAATACTTCTGCGCGAACCGACGGTTGCGATAATCTCGGCGGCGCTTGCAGGCGCGTGCATAGGATTTTTGCCGTTTAACTTTAATCCGGCTAAAATTTTTATGGGCGACACCGGCGCGCAGTTTTTGGGATTTATGCTCTCGATAATCTGCATACAGGGCTTGTTTAAAGGCTACCTTATCATATCGTTTGTGGCGCCGTTTTTAATTCTCGGACTGCCGATTTTCGATACGCTTTTTGCGATTGTAAGGCGCGTTTGGAACGGTAAACCCGTTATGACCGCGGACAGGGGACATCTTCATCACAAGCTTATGGATATGGGATTTTCGCAGAAACAGGCGGTTGCGATACTTTATATAATCAGCACGCTTTTGGGACTTACCGCGGTGGTTATGGTAGACAGAGGCGCACAGCAGGCAATTTGGATTGTTGTGTCAATTCTTATAGTTGCGGTTTTCAGTATTTATATAACCATTCACCGCGAAAAGACAGAAAAACAGAGCGGTGACGTTGTGTTCGGCTCGGGAAAAAAAGGCAAAAATATACAGAAAACAGAAATTGTTACAGACGAAAATACAGACGGAAAAACTGAAGATAACACAGAAGATAACACCAAAAATTCCGGCACGGAAAAAGGAGAAGAAAAAAATGATTAA
- a CDS encoding S-layer homology domain-containing protein has product MKKFAFLIALAAAFQTAFAQEDISRIISHYNASTEDYTPESTTDSDTVFADLIGFEWAHQSVYALSRDGIVSGRCEGVFAPGGNVKIKEFIKLAVLVGGLYSEEFNCDFEKLDKNDWSYPYIASAEDAGIVDFLPYDTDFDEYITREQTAVISAKILEFSGVSVRGDYGVLFTDDSEINAQNKKYVYALKDMKILNGFGDGSFMPSANLRRCDSAVIIYKLREILKNSL; this is encoded by the coding sequence GTGAAGAAATTTGCATTTTTAATTGCGCTTGCCGCCGCTTTTCAGACGGCTTTTGCGCAGGAGGACATTTCGAGAATTATTTCGCATTACAACGCGTCAACCGAGGACTACACACCCGAAAGCACAACGGACAGCGACACGGTTTTTGCCGATTTGATAGGTTTTGAATGGGCGCATCAAAGCGTGTATGCGTTATCCCGTGACGGCATTGTTTCGGGACGGTGCGAGGGAGTTTTTGCACCCGGCGGCAATGTGAAAATCAAAGAATTTATCAAGCTTGCGGTGCTTGTCGGCGGTTTGTACAGCGAGGAATTTAACTGCGATTTTGAAAAGCTTGACAAAAACGACTGGAGTTATCCGTATATTGCGTCGGCGGAAGACGCGGGAATTGTTGATTTTTTGCCGTACGATACCGATTTTGATGAGTATATAACACGTGAGCAAACCGCGGTTATATCGGCAAAAATACTTGAATTTTCGGGTGTTTCCGTGCGCGGTGACTACGGAGTTTTATTCACAGATGACAGTGAAATAAATGCGCAGAATAAAAAATATGTGTATGCGCTCAAAGATATGAAAATTTTAAACGGTTTCGGTGACGGAAGCTTTATGCCGTCGGCAAACTTAAGACGGTGCGATTCCGCCGTTATAATATACAAACTGCGTGAAATACTTAAAAATTCGCTTTAG
- the trpS gene encoding tryptophan--tRNA ligase — MENNAENKTEKKKIIFSGIQPTGCITLGNYIGALKNWVDLQNDYNCLFSVVDLHSITVRQDSALLRKRCIEFLVQYLACGIDAEKNILFFQSHVPQHAELSWVLSCFTYMGELSRMTQYKDKCAKHADNINAGLFTYPVLMAADILLYQTDLVPVGSDQKQHLEITRDIAMRFNGVYGNVFKIPEGFTPKAGARIMSLQEPTSKMSKSDPNENGFISILDTPDAIVRKIKRAVTDSDNLIKVREGHDGINNLINIYSAITKKEISDIEAEFDGKGYGDFKQSVAEAAVEELRPIRERYNALIKDKAYIEEIYKKGALAAQKLASRTLSKVHRKLGFVDRKF; from the coding sequence ATGGAAAACAATGCGGAAAACAAGACAGAAAAAAAGAAAATTATATTCAGCGGTATCCAGCCGACGGGTTGCATTACGCTGGGTAACTATATAGGCGCGCTGAAAAACTGGGTAGATTTGCAAAACGATTACAACTGCCTTTTTTCGGTGGTTGACCTGCACTCAATCACGGTGCGTCAAGACAGTGCGCTTTTGAGAAAAAGATGTATTGAATTTTTGGTGCAGTATCTTGCGTGCGGAATTGACGCGGAGAAAAACATTCTGTTCTTCCAGTCGCACGTTCCCCAGCACGCGGAACTTTCGTGGGTTTTAAGCTGTTTTACATATATGGGCGAACTTTCGAGAATGACGCAGTATAAGGACAAATGCGCAAAACACGCGGACAATATAAACGCAGGACTTTTCACGTATCCCGTGCTTATGGCGGCGGATATTTTGCTTTATCAGACCGACCTTGTTCCCGTCGGCAGCGACCAGAAACAGCACCTTGAAATCACGCGCGATATTGCAATGCGTTTTAACGGCGTTTACGGAAATGTGTTTAAAATCCCCGAAGGCTTTACACCCAAAGCAGGCGCAAGAATTATGAGCCTTCAGGAGCCGACCTCGAAAATGTCGAAATCCGACCCCAACGAGAACGGATTTATTTCAATCCTCGATACTCCCGACGCGATTGTGCGTAAAATCAAACGCGCCGTGACCGACTCGGACAATCTTATAAAAGTGCGCGAGGGACACGACGGAATTAACAACCTTATAAATATTTATTCCGCAATCACTAAAAAAGAGATAAGCGATATTGAAGCGGAATTTGACGGCAAAGGCTACGGCGACTTTAAACAGAGCGTTGCCGAGGCGGCGGTTGAAGAACTCCGTCCGATACGCGAACGTTATAACGCGCTTATAAAAGACAAAGCATACATTGAAGAAATATACAAAAAAGGTGCGCTTGCGGCACAGAAACTTGCGTCGCGCACACTCTCCAAGGTTCACAGAAAGCTCGGTTTTGTGGACAGAAAATTTTAA
- a CDS encoding aminotransferase-like domain-containing protein, with protein sequence MEYSNLLSERVKSLKASAIREIFKMLGKSNIISFAGGIPSPELFPAKELGKIADGILEKNGAKALIYGITEGYAPLIEIVEKRNAQKNVGKDFDQTIITTGAQQAIDLVGKALLNEGDGVIVEAPSFIGALNSFRSYNARLFEAEVKEDGIDLEQVENILKTEKNIKFIYTITTFQNPTGITLSLEKRKKLLEIAKKYNCLILEDNPYGELRFRGEDVAAIKSFDDEGRVMYVGSFSKTLSPGMRVGFLTCHKDIMDRVVVVKQVNDVHTPLLNQMMVTDYINNYDFDEHIKISAQKCGEKCAAMLDGAKKYFPDSVSLTNPDGGIFLWCTMPEGIDTGKIFEKAVEKGIAFVPGRTCMADIDKVSNCFRLNYTTVSNEKIDEGMKILGEILKEYV encoded by the coding sequence ATGGAATATTCAAATTTACTTTCCGAAAGGGTTAAATCGCTTAAGGCTTCGGCTATAAGAGAAATTTTTAAAATGCTCGGCAAAAGCAACATCATTTCGTTTGCCGGCGGTATTCCGTCGCCCGAACTTTTCCCTGCAAAAGAGCTTGGAAAAATTGCGGACGGTATACTTGAAAAAAACGGCGCAAAAGCGCTTATTTACGGCATAACGGAGGGTTATGCTCCGCTTATCGAGATTGTTGAAAAAAGAAATGCTCAAAAAAACGTCGGCAAAGATTTTGACCAGACCATTATAACCACAGGCGCACAGCAGGCAATCGACCTTGTGGGTAAAGCACTCTTGAACGAGGGCGATGGTGTTATCGTCGAGGCGCCCAGTTTTATCGGCGCGCTCAATTCGTTCCGTTCGTATAATGCGCGCCTTTTTGAGGCGGAAGTTAAAGAGGACGGTATCGACCTTGAACAGGTTGAAAATATATTAAAAACCGAGAAAAATATCAAATTTATATACACCATCACAACCTTCCAGAATCCGACGGGTATTACATTAAGTCTTGAAAAACGCAAAAAACTTTTGGAAATTGCGAAAAAATACAACTGCCTTATTTTGGAGGATAATCCTTACGGCGAACTTCGTTTCAGGGGTGAGGACGTTGCGGCGATAAAATCGTTTGACGACGAGGGCAGAGTCATGTACGTCGGCTCATTCTCGAAAACTCTTTCGCCCGGTATGAGAGTTGGATTTTTGACTTGCCATAAGGACATTATGGACAGAGTTGTGGTTGTAAAACAGGTTAACGACGTACACACTCCGCTTTTAAATCAGATGATGGTAACGGATTATATAAACAATTACGATTTTGACGAACATATAAAAATTTCTGCCCAGAAATGCGGTGAAAAATGCGCGGCAATGCTTGACGGCGCAAAAAAATATTTCCCCGACAGCGTTAGCCTTACAAATCCCGACGGCGGAATTTTCCTCTGGTGCACTATGCCCGAGGGCATTGACACAGGCAAAATATTTGAAAAAGCGGTTGAAAAGGGCATTGCGTTTGTGCCCGGCAGAACGTGTATGGCTGACATTGACAAGGTGTCAAACTGCTTCAGATTAAACTATACAACCGTGTCAAACGAAAAAATAGACGAGGGAATGAAAATTCTCGGCGAAATTCTTAAAGAATACGTATAA